A genomic segment from Spongiibacter sp. IMCC21906 encodes:
- a CDS encoding SIS domain-containing protein — protein sequence MDYSESVVDLFHRHIESCMYTMEAIGPSVAAASECIVASMLNERKILCCGEGSFALLAQQLAGNLINRFQRERPSLPAMALNTDAATLTAIAADSGYNDIFSNQIRALGQEGDCLVLLYSGNGSTNTLRCIQSAHERGMRVIALSNLNGGDASALLSAEDIELAIPVEDKPRVIEMQLIAIHSICELVDAQLFGIEQP from the coding sequence GTGGATTATTCTGAAAGCGTAGTCGATCTTTTTCATCGGCATATTGAAAGCTGCATGTACACCATGGAAGCCATAGGGCCCAGCGTTGCCGCTGCCAGCGAGTGCATTGTTGCCAGCATGCTCAACGAACGCAAAATTCTATGCTGCGGCGAAGGCAGTTTTGCCTTATTAGCCCAGCAACTCGCTGGCAATTTGATAAACCGTTTCCAACGTGAACGACCATCCCTGCCCGCAATGGCGCTCAACACCGACGCCGCCACCCTCACCGCGATTGCTGCGGACAGTGGTTACAATGATATATTTTCCAACCAGATACGCGCGCTCGGTCAAGAAGGCGACTGCCTCGTTTTACTTTACTCAGGAAACGGCAGCACCAACACCTTGCGCTGCATACAATCCGCACACGAACGCGGGATGCGTGTCATTGCGCTCAGTAACCTCAACGGCGGTGACGCCAGCGCACTGCTCTCAGCAGAAGATATTGAACTTGCGATACCGGTAGAAGACAAACCCCGGGTTATCGAGATGCAATTAATTGCCATACACAGTATTTGCGAACTTGTTGACGCCCAATTATTTGGAATTGAACAGCCATGA
- the sspA gene encoding stringent starvation protein SspA, which produces MGVVAKRSTMTFFSDAASHYSHRVRIVLAEKGVTVDIIDVDPNSLPEEVTELNPYNTLPTLVDRDLALYESKVMMEYLDERFPHPPLLPVYPVARGESRQYIYRIERDWCRLVDEILSNPSQKELDKARKDLRDSLLTIAPIFTEKPFFMNEEFTLVDCCLAPILWRLPQLGVVLPQTRQSKPLIEYMQRLFDRPSFQESLTEKEREMRDQVSVA; this is translated from the coding sequence ATGGGCGTGGTTGCCAAACGTTCTACCATGACCTTCTTTTCGGATGCGGCTAGTCACTATAGCCATCGAGTAAGAATTGTTTTGGCCGAGAAAGGCGTGACGGTTGATATTATTGATGTGGACCCGAATAGCCTGCCTGAAGAGGTCACGGAGTTAAACCCTTATAACACGCTGCCAACCCTGGTGGATCGTGATCTTGCGCTCTATGAGTCCAAGGTGATGATGGAGTATCTCGATGAGCGCTTTCCTCATCCGCCTTTGCTGCCAGTGTATCCAGTGGCGCGGGGTGAGAGCCGTCAGTATATTTATCGTATTGAGCGTGACTGGTGTCGTTTGGTTGATGAGATCCTCAGCAACCCGAGCCAGAAAGAGCTGGATAAAGCGAGAAAAGATTTGCGGGATAGCTTGTTAACCATTGCGCCGATCTTTACTGAAAAGCCCTTTTTCATGAATGAAGAGTTCACGCTGGTTGATTGCTGTTTGGCGCCGATTTTGTGGCGGCTTCCTCAGCTGGGTGTTGTTCTTCCGCAAACTCGTCAGTCTAAACCGCTGATAGAGTATATGCAGCGCTTGTTTGATCGTCCCTCTTTTCAAGAAAGTTTGACGGAAAAAGAGCGGGAAATGCGAGATCAAGTTTCGGTCGCCTGA
- a CDS encoding penicillin-binding protein activator — translation MKTRLFASLLGLSLLAACAGPTPTPGTPEQTAKITPKAQDSAGSAPIFKMPAPSKHPRPKMVFNPATADAAMAEQWISEAESASPEQSAELLLRAAEVLLREGELDRADDIVRELIIPELAPNQAVRLSLVRARVFRGHAQFQEALQQLSDPLVQSAIIDAPLPRQLQFSQLRASLFAIEGDHLSAAQEWIFIDPLLASSQQGHNREQIWSSLMQVPTEVLLQHHNSASNRDYLGWLELASVAKDNQGDLESQVRQRDAWLNRWPQHPARKNLPGGLDKLDQLIVERPDKIALLLPVSGRLAAYGKAIRDGFFAAYYASLEQGARLPQVKQYDTEGSDIASVYQQAVRDGNNLIVGPLKKENLTALANNGRGNMPVPTLALNRIPGDRFPNGLYQFGLNPEDEAEQISNIALAKGYRRAMIITPEGAWGGKVAQAFSDNWQKNRGIIVASTNFDADSNNYSKQIKDVLQIDASIHRRNQLQQIIGNRPQFEPYRRTDVDFIFLVARPNEGRAIKPLLAYHYAGDIPVYATSHIYRGTSSPDKDQDINGVHFIDIPWILNETSPLRQAISNELPHSGNYQRMYALGVDSFRLQLRLSQLQHNDSGRLFGETGTLRLNDKRQIERKLSLAEIQEGKPVTVPMSEEIDTLH, via the coding sequence ATGAAGACAAGACTTTTTGCAAGCCTGCTCGGCCTTAGCCTCTTGGCAGCCTGTGCTGGCCCCACTCCAACACCGGGCACGCCGGAGCAAACAGCCAAAATCACCCCCAAAGCGCAGGACAGCGCAGGCTCGGCGCCTATATTCAAAATGCCTGCACCGAGCAAGCACCCAAGACCCAAAATGGTATTTAATCCAGCTACCGCAGATGCCGCGATGGCCGAGCAATGGATTAGTGAAGCAGAATCTGCCTCGCCTGAGCAATCTGCCGAGCTGCTACTTCGCGCCGCAGAGGTTCTGCTCCGAGAAGGAGAACTGGACCGCGCAGACGATATCGTCAGAGAGCTAATTATACCCGAGCTAGCCCCCAATCAAGCAGTGCGCCTTTCACTTGTTAGAGCGCGGGTTTTTAGAGGCCACGCTCAATTCCAAGAAGCCTTGCAGCAACTCTCGGACCCTCTAGTACAAAGCGCCATCATCGATGCTCCGCTACCCCGCCAACTTCAGTTCAGTCAGCTTAGAGCCAGCTTATTTGCCATTGAGGGCGATCATCTAAGCGCGGCCCAAGAATGGATTTTTATCGATCCCTTGCTGGCCTCATCCCAACAAGGTCACAACCGTGAACAAATATGGAGCTCGCTGATGCAAGTTCCTACCGAGGTATTGCTGCAACATCATAATAGCGCCAGCAATCGCGACTATTTAGGTTGGCTGGAGCTCGCCTCCGTCGCCAAAGACAATCAAGGCGACCTCGAATCCCAAGTTCGCCAACGCGATGCCTGGTTAAACCGCTGGCCTCAACACCCAGCACGCAAAAACCTACCCGGTGGCCTCGACAAACTCGACCAGCTTATTGTCGAGCGCCCGGATAAAATAGCCCTACTGCTTCCTGTCAGCGGCCGCCTTGCCGCTTACGGCAAAGCCATTCGAGATGGTTTTTTTGCAGCCTATTACGCCTCCCTTGAGCAAGGCGCCCGGTTGCCGCAAGTTAAGCAGTACGACACCGAAGGTAGCGACATTGCCAGCGTTTATCAGCAAGCAGTACGCGATGGCAATAACCTGATTGTTGGCCCACTGAAAAAAGAAAATCTAACCGCCCTGGCAAATAATGGCCGCGGTAATATGCCGGTCCCCACGCTGGCCCTTAACCGTATTCCCGGTGATCGCTTTCCTAACGGCCTGTATCAATTTGGCCTGAACCCCGAAGACGAAGCCGAACAAATCTCCAACATCGCGCTCGCCAAAGGCTATCGCCGAGCCATGATTATTACCCCTGAAGGGGCTTGGGGCGGAAAGGTTGCCCAGGCTTTCTCTGACAACTGGCAAAAAAACAGAGGCATCATTGTTGCCAGCACCAACTTTGACGCCGACAGCAACAATTACTCAAAACAGATCAAAGATGTGCTGCAAATCGACGCCAGCATTCATCGCCGCAATCAACTTCAGCAAATCATTGGTAACCGGCCGCAATTTGAGCCCTACCGCCGCACCGACGTAGACTTTATTTTTTTGGTAGCCCGGCCCAACGAAGGTCGCGCCATTAAACCGCTGCTCGCCTACCACTACGCTGGCGACATCCCCGTCTACGCCACCTCTCATATTTATCGAGGCACCAGCAGCCCCGATAAAGACCAAGACATCAACGGGGTGCACTTTATTGATATCCCCTGGATTCTCAATGAGACCTCACCTCTTCGCCAAGCCATCAGCAACGAATTACCCCACAGCGGCAATTATCAGCGCATGTATGCCTTAGGGGTCGACAGTTTTCGATTACAATTGCGGCTGAGCCAGCTCCAACACAACGACAGCGGCAGATTATTTGGTGAAACAGGTACCCTTCGCTTAAACGACAAACGCCAAATTGAGAGAAAGCTGTCACTGGCCGAAATCCAAGAAGGCAAACCCGTAACCGTCCCTATGTCTGAAGAAATCGACACACTTCATTAA
- a CDS encoding YraN family protein: MMNWFGNKPAADRGQQAELAAQRYLSQHGLKVLQCNYRCRHGEIDIIAKDGNFLVFVEVRLRQNPRFGSGAESVTKNKQNRLVKTAQHYLSHKLKREPSCRFDVIEALVDPNGDWQLTWLQNAFQE, translated from the coding sequence ATGATGAACTGGTTTGGGAATAAACCTGCGGCAGACCGAGGCCAACAAGCTGAACTTGCCGCCCAGCGTTATTTATCCCAGCATGGTTTAAAGGTATTGCAATGTAACTATCGCTGCAGACATGGCGAGATCGACATTATTGCCAAAGACGGTAATTTTTTAGTGTTCGTCGAGGTTCGCTTACGGCAAAATCCCCGCTTCGGTTCTGGGGCCGAGTCCGTCACCAAGAACAAGCAAAATCGACTTGTAAAGACAGCACAGCACTATCTGAGCCACAAGCTAAAACGTGAACCTTCCTGTCGCTTCGATGTCATTGAAGCGTTAGTAGACCCAAACGGAGACTGGCAACTTACATGGTTACAAAACGCATTTCAGGAGTAA
- a CDS encoding ClpXP protease specificity-enhancing factor — MAMTSSRPYMVRAIYEWVADNNCTPYILVNAEMEGVQVPQQYIQDGQIILNISSSAVVGLDIGNDELSFNGRFGGVPQSVHVPLAAVLGIYARENGQGMLFDADEPQPPMPPSPSSSDSNKNDARPKLKVVK, encoded by the coding sequence ATGGCAATGACATCTAGCCGGCCGTATATGGTCAGGGCCATTTACGAATGGGTCGCGGATAATAACTGTACGCCCTATATTTTGGTGAATGCCGAAATGGAGGGCGTGCAAGTGCCCCAGCAATATATTCAGGATGGGCAAATCATTTTGAATATCTCGTCTTCAGCGGTTGTGGGCTTGGATATCGGAAACGATGAGCTGAGCTTTAATGGCCGTTTTGGCGGGGTGCCCCAAAGTGTGCATGTGCCTCTGGCGGCGGTGTTGGGTATTTACGCAAGGGAAAATGGTCAGGGCATGTTGTTTGATGCTGACGAGCCTCAGCCCCCAATGCCGCCTTCGCCGAGCTCTAGTGATAGCAATAAAAACGATGCTCGGCCCAAGCTGAAAGTTGTGAAGTAA
- a CDS encoding BON domain-containing protein, which translates to MIKSLSLIIAALTISACTQVITATTEQPLQEDPSTRSLGSYIDDEIIETKISVNIRNTSAELEAAHINAVSHNGIVLLTGQAPNNDLVNQAFDIAEAVKKVRKVHNEISIGENSSMLARSNDTWISTKVKSKLSLNSQLDASRIKVVTENGTVYLMGLVSQAEAETASKVASETSGVQKVVRVFEYY; encoded by the coding sequence ATGATTAAATCACTCAGCCTTATTATTGCCGCCCTTACTATCAGCGCCTGCACCCAAGTCATTACCGCAACAACAGAGCAACCTCTGCAGGAAGATCCCAGCACCCGCAGCCTGGGCAGCTACATTGACGACGAGATTATTGAAACCAAGATCTCGGTCAACATTCGCAATACCAGTGCCGAGCTAGAGGCCGCTCACATTAATGCTGTCAGCCACAACGGCATCGTTTTACTCACAGGTCAGGCGCCGAATAACGATCTAGTGAATCAAGCCTTTGATATCGCTGAAGCCGTGAAAAAAGTGCGCAAAGTACATAACGAGATAAGCATTGGAGAAAACTCCAGCATGCTAGCCCGAAGCAATGACACCTGGATTAGCACCAAGGTAAAAAGCAAGCTGTCATTAAACAGCCAGCTCGATGCCTCGCGAATCAAAGTAGTCACCGAAAATGGCACGGTTTACCTAATGGGGTTAGTCTCTCAAGCCGAAGCAGAAACCGCGTCTAAAGTCGCCAGCGAGACAAGCGGTGTCCAGAAAGTTGTGCGCGTATTTGAGTATTACTAA